Below is a genomic region from Arcanobacterium haemolyticum DSM 20595.
GCCTCCCCCAATCAACATTCCAAAGTAGAAGTTGTGCTACAAAAACAGAAGCAACGATCATCCAACGTAGGTCATTCAGTACGTAATGAGTCCCCATAAGTTGGAGAATTAGCCAAAGACTCCCGAAACCTCCAAGCAAAGCAACCGCACCCCCAATTGCCGCCATGAGCAAGGCGCGCACGAACATCAGTGGCAGAAGCCACACTGCAACAAATCCGTTTTTCTTTCCGCGCGCAGCCCGTTCCCAGAATCCGCCAACGATATATGAGACGACGAATGTGCCTCCAAGAATCAATCCTACTAACAGGAGATTCCAGCCACTGAGAATGGAAAGGGCAACCATCATCAGCAGTGAAAAAACACGTGAGGATCGGGGTAATGAGGTACGCGGGGGTGCTGGATTTACCAACTGTCTACTATCACTGTCATTCGTGACGTGCGCGGTTATACCTGTACTTTCCACAGGTATCGCATGATCTGGTAGCCCTCCCGCCATCTCCGCGTCAAGAATTTGCGTTACAGGAACGATCGGTTCAGGATATGGCATCACTTGTGTGCGTTCATCTGCATCGTCGATTCGAGTAACTTCTGCATCATCGGAAGTTTCGGGGAGAGGTGGGGCAACGACGTCGGCTTCCTCGTCCGTAACGAAACCAGAAGGATCACGCAACGCATCAATTAACTCATCAAAACTCAATCGTTTTGATACATCAGGCACAAGCGCTGCTGAAACAACCCGTGCAACTGCCGGATCCATTCCATCCAAATCTGGTTCTCCACAGAGAATCTGTCGCATAATCGCCGCCGGAGCACCATGAAAAATCGGGTGCCCACACGCCGCAAAGCCAATAACGGCCGCGAGCGCCCACCAATCCGCCGCCTCATCTGGAACTTCACCACGTATAATTCGCGGGTCAACGTAACCTGGCGTATGTGCAACCGAACCTGCTTGAGTAAGCCTTGTAGCTCCTTCAGCTTGTGCAATACCAAAATCGATCAGCACGATACCTTGTTCGCCAATCATCACGTTGGATGGTTTCATATCTCTATGTAACACGCCTACTCGATGAATGGATCGCAACGCATCTGCAAGCTCTTGCGCTAGCTCAACCAAATCCGTACCTGTAAAAACGCCACTATCGATGACGTCTTGTTCCAACGTGGGACCGTCGATTAGCTCAGTGACGATGAAAAGGTCGTCATCAATTTCTACGTCTAAAATTTGCGCAACATGCGGATTTGAAACCCGCTGAAGCATTGCTATCTCACGCAAAAACCGCGCCCGCCCAGAATCGTCACCAATCAACCCTGGATTCATGCGTTTTAACGCAACGCGTTCACCAGACGGACTCATAGCTTCATAAACAGTGGACATACCACCGAAACCAATCCGTTTAATCAACGTATAACCAGATAAATCTTCGCGTTCTCGCATCGCACCTCCCACGTCACTTCTTAGCCTAACTCAGGCCTCCCACATATTTTCGTGGCACCCCAAAACCACCACACACAAAAACGTTTTAACAATAGAAAAAATCATCCGATATGTGGCAGAATAATGGAAGCTTCGCACCGAGGCGAAGTGCGTGTCAGAGTCGACACTCAGACACCTTTCACAATGGATCGTCCGGCACGTACCTGCCGGTGAAGGGATAAGGTAATGGCTACCGTTACTTTCCAAAACGCTACTCGCGTTTACCCGGGCGCAGATAAGCCTGCAGTAGATAAACTCAACCTCGAAATCGCTGATGGCGAATTTCTCGTTCTCGTTGGTCCTTCAGGCTGTGGTAAATCCACGTCGTTGCGCATGCTCGCAGGCCTCGAAGATGTCAACGCAGGCAGAATCTTTATCGGTGAACGTGATGTCACCGATGTTTCGCCAAAAGATCGTGACATCGCAATGGTGTTCCAGAACTACGCTCTCTACCCACACATGACTGTTGCTGACAACATGGGCTTCGCGCTCAAGATCGCCGGTGTGGACAAGGCAGAAATCCGTAAGCGCGTAGAAGAAGCAGCAAAGATTCTCGATCTCACCGAATACCTCGAACGCAAGCCAAAGGCACTTTCCGGTGGCCAGCGCCAGCGTGTTGCTATGGGCCGTGCAATCGTCCGTAAGCCACAAGTCTTCCTCATGGACGAACCGCTCTCCAACTTGGATGCCAAGCTCCGTGTTCAGACTCGTACACAGATCGCTTCGCTCCAGCGTGAACTCGGGGTCACCACCGTGTACGTTACCCACGATCAGACCGAAGCTCTGACCATGGGCGATCGCATCGCAGTTCTCAAGGATGGCCTCCTCCAGCAAGTTGCATCCCCAGCAGAAATGTTCGCACGCCCAGCAAACGCATTCGTTGCAGGCTTTATCGGATCGCCAGCAATGAACTTGGGTAACTGGAGAATCGAAGGTAACCAAGCCGTGTTCGGCGATGCTCGCCTTGATCTTCCACAGCATGTTCTTGATGCCCTCACTGCAGAAGACAACGGCGAAATCACCATCGGTATGCGTCCAGAAGCATTCGAAGTTCTTCCAATGGCAGAAGATCACTCTGTACCGCTAAAGGTCACCTTCGTTGAAGGACTCGGCTCTGATGCTTACGTTTACGGCACCATCGTCGGCCACAAGGGTGAATCGCAACGCTTCGGTTCTGGCGATAGCTCGGACACCATGGTTGTTCGTATTCCACCAGAAAACGTTCCAAACCCGAACGATGTTGTTTACCTGCGTCCACGCGCAGATCACATCCACTACTTCTCTGCCGCAACCGGTAACCGAATCGGTGAGTGAGACACGCTAGGTGAGGGTGTGAGAGAATATGTCTCTCACACCCTCACCTTTTACAAGGCGCTATGCCTCCTCATGCAGGAGCGCAACCTTGCACAGGATGAGAAGCCATCCGTCCATACACTTCCCCTATCAAGAATCCCTTCTTATGCCTAAGACTCTTCAAATCACATCAGCCACAGTGAGCCCTGCTCTCTTGGATCTGCCTTGGAACGTTCCACTTGAAGAATGGCCTGAAAACATCGTCACCAAACTCCCGCGTGGTATCTCCCGGCACATCGTGCGGTTTGTTCGGCTGGAAAATCAAATCATCGCCGTCAAAGAGATTGGCGAAACAGTTGCGTACAAAGAATACGAAACGTTACGGAATCTCGAACGCCTCGATGCTCCGTGCGTTGAACCGTTCGCCGTGATTTCCGGGCGAACATCTGATTCTGGCGAAGCCCTCAATGCGGTTCTGGTAACAAAGCACCTCCCCTTCTCCTTACCTTATCGTGCACTTTTCGGCCAACAGGCAATGCGATCGGAAACTGTTGACCGCCTGATCGATGCCCTTACAGTACTTATGGTTCGCCTCCACCTTCTTGGTTTCTTCTGGGGTGACGTTTCGCTATCGAATACCTTGTTTAGGCGCGACGCCGGCGAATTTGCCGCCTACCTAGTTGATGCCGAAACCGGCGAAATCGAAGATAATCTTTCAGAACGCAAGCGTTCCTATGATATTGACGTGGCTCGTACGAACATCATTGGCGAACTTATGGATCTCCAAGCCGGTGGTGTTTTGGATGAAGATTTTAATGCCATCGCAGTGGGCGATCGGTTCGAACGGCGTTATCGGGAACTCTGGGCGGAGCTCACTAGCGCCGAATCTTTCGATCTCTCCGATCGTTGGCGCGTGGACGCCCGTATCCGTCGTCTCAATGAACTCGGCTTCGAAGTGGGCGAAATCGAAATGAGTACCGATATTGATGGCACCCGGCTCTCCATCCAGCCAAAGGTTGTGGATGCCGGCCATTATTCACGCAAAATTATGCGCCTTACCGGTATGGACGTAGAAGAAGCCCAAGCCCGCCGCATGATGAATGACATCGATGGCTACCGTGCCGTGAATGGGCTGTGGAATCTGCCCGATTCGATCGTGGCCCACGAATGGATGGCCAACGTGTACGAACCCGCCGTGAATGCGATTCCATATGATCTGCGCGGAAAACTCCAGCCTGCTCAGTTGTTCCATGAGATTCTTGAACATCGTTGGTACATTTCGGAACATGCAGGCCATGACGTTCCATTGCCAGACGCTGTACAGTCCTATATTCACAACGTCCTTCCATCGCACCGCGAGGAAGCCACCATGTTGGAGCGTGAAGCTCCGCATGATTTTGATGAATATTATCTGTGACTGCTACCTACAACCAGATATTTTAGAACAATAAACGCGATAAGGAGGGTGCCCTGGGTGGAAACGATTTTCCGCCCAGGGCACCCTCACATCAACATCTCACAACGCCGGCGTACTTGGCGTGTGAATCCGTTGCCGGCCTTCAAGCGCCCGCGAAATTGTTACTTCATCTGCGTATTCAAGATCGCCACCCACCGGCAGCCCGGAGGCTAGCCGTGATACTACAACTCCCATGTGTGCAAGGTTGATTGCCAGGTAAGTTGCGGTGGCTTCGCCTTCTACGTTGGGATCCATGGCTAGGATGACTTCTTCCACTGTCCCATCTTGCAATCGGGCATAAAGTTCACGGATGCGAAGATTATCTGGCCCAACACCGCCGATCGGATCGATGGCACCGCCAAGAACGTGGTATTTTCCGCGATATTCGCGGGACCGTTCGATAGCCACGATGTCTTTGGCTTCTTCAACCACGCAGATGGTAGATTCTACGCGCCGCAGGTCAGCACAGATTCGGCACAGATCTCCTTCGGCAATATTTCCGCACACGGTACAGAATTGCACTTTTGCTTTCACTGCTTGGAGGGCTTCAACAAGGTGGTTTACTTCGTCGTCGTCTGCTTCTAGAAGATGGAACGCGATGCGCTGGGCGCTTTTGGGCCCCACACCGGGTAGCCGCCCGAGTTCGTCGATGAGGCTTTGAACGGCGCCGTCGTAGACTCCTGCCATTATTCACCTGCCGTTCGTTCGTCGATTTCTTCGATGATTCGCGCATCGAATGTATTGAGAAGCACTTTCAGGCCTACGAGCGACGATTCGCTAATATCCGGATCGTCTTCCGAGACTTCTTCCCAGTCATTTCCAGCGGGTTTTTCTTCTTTTTCAGGCGGGTGGACTTCCCACACTGGCCGTTTTTCGGCGCGCGCTGGCACAGCGAATGGCGGTTTGACTTCCTTCGACGCCGTTGCCTCACCTTGCCGCGAAACCTGCGGTATCACTGGGGATGATTGTGTTTGCGGCTGGGCTGACGCTTGCGCCGCCACACCATGCCCTGGATATTCCATTGGTGGTATAGCTGGCATGGGTTGTGTGAAGAAGGGGACGTCGTCTTCTTTACGTACCTGAGATGGCACAGGTTCGGTTTCGGCAGGTGCCGACCCTTCAACTAGTACAGATTCAGCCCGTGTAGGTTCACTCACCGGACTTTCAACTGCCGGAGTTTCAACTGCCGGTTCTGAGACGTGATCTGCCCCTTTCATCTGGGCACGCCCTTCAACTAGATCTGCGAGTATGCCCGCAGGATCTACGGGGTCCGTAACCGGCTTAGGGTTGCGTGTATCTGGGATCGGTTCTTCTTCCTCCCAGGATGGTTCCGGTGGGAAATCGGCTGGATCCGCATACTGAATTGGCGGTTCTACGGGCTTTTCTTGGTGCCGTGGAGGGGCCGCGGGTGCCGATACTTGTGCGGGTTTCGGCGCGGCCTCAGCTTTTGGGTGTGTTTGCCCATCGTCCGGGATCGCTTCCACACCAACATCGATTTTCAGTACTTCACGAATAACTTCCGCAACATGCTGCCCTGACCCACGTTGGTTGAATCGTGTTGCCACCGCAGGCATCTTGAAGGCGATGCGTAACGTGTTGTCTGCAATATCGTGGAGCCGCGCACCCGAGTTGAGCTGGTTTTTCACCAAGCCACCAAGATGTGGGTTCGACAGAATTTGTGGCCACGCCGCCGAAATTTTATCGAAGATGACGTGCGCCGGGTTCGACGCCGCCGCTCGCGCTTGTGCAGACGCCGATTCCGGCAGATTTTCTGGTCTGCGTGGCGGAACCTTTGGCATGTCAGTAGACGGAACGTGTGAGCTTCGTTCTGGTTTCGCAGGTTCTTGTGGCGCAGCAAGTGCCGGAGGAGCCATTGGCGCCGCGACTACCGGGGCTTGAGTTGCGACTGGCGTTGGAGCCGCCGGACGTTTTTCTTCGACCTGCTCTGGCATCACGTTACGTTGCGGTTCCGGTTGCGCCGGAGGCGGGGTTTGCCGTTGCGCTGCGGATTCTTGCGCGGACGGCTTCTTCCACTTGCTAAGAGTTTGCGGCGGAGTTGAAACTTGCCCGCCTTCAGGAACGTGTGTTTCTGGCGACGACGGGGCCTTCGCTTGCGTAATCTCTGCTTGAGCCACAACTAAGCGTGCACAGAGAAGTTCTAGCTGAAGCCGTGGAGAGGTGGCACCAACCATCATGTTGAGCGCATCGTTTGTGATGTCTGCACATCGCGATGCTCGCGCGGCACCAAGCTTTTCTGCTTGGATTTCCATACGCTCATATTGATCGTCTGGAACGGTAACAAAGACGTCCCGCGATTCCGAACCAGTGAGGGCAATAATCACCACGTCACGGAGGCGTTGTAGGAGATCTTCAACGAATCGGCGTGGATCGTGGCCTGATTTCACAACGGAATCGACCACGCTAAAGAGTGCTGCGCCGTCTCTATCTGCCACTGCACTAATCGCTTCATCTAGCAGGTGTGCGGAGGTGTACCCCAATAGAGCAACAGCGCGTTCATAATCCAACGAATGCGAATCGGATCCACCGATGATCTGATCGAGTACCGACAGAGTGTCGCGCACAGAACCCGTACCAGCCCTGATAACAAGAGACAGCACGTCTTTAGATGCGCTCACACCTTCTTGTGCACACAACCGAGCCAGGTATTTTTCCAGATCCAGTGGTGGAACAAGGCGGAACGGATAGTGATGGGTACGGGATCTGATCGTGCCAATCACTTTTTCAGGTTCAGTGGTAGCAAAGATAAACTTCACGTGTTCTGGTGGTTCTTCCACCAGTTTCAGGAGTGCATTAAAGCCCTGGTTAGACACCATGTGGGCTTCATCGATAATGAAGATCTTGAAGCGATCGCGTACCGGAGCGAAGCCTGCTTGTTCGCGCAGATCACGAGCATCATCAACACCACCGTGCGATGCCGCATCCAGTTCCACAACATCCAAAGATCCTGCACCATCGCGGGCCAAATCACGGCATGATTCACACACGCCACATGGAGTATCTGTGGGATAGTTCGCACAGTTAAGGCAACGTGCCAAGATACGTGCCGATGTGGTTTTGCCACATCCACGTGGGCCAGAGAATAAATAGGCATGGGTTGTACGCCCCGCTGCCAGCGCCGCTTTTAGCGGCGCAACAACGTGGTCTTGGCCAATGACTTCTTGAAAGGACTGGGGCCGGTAACGGCGATACATGGCTACACTCACGAACACCATCTTACTCGACCCCTCCCACACCTGACGCGTCACATCACAGACTGTGGAGAACGCACAATATCCACAACAAGAGCGGTTCATCAAACCTCTCACTCAAAGAGTGTCATACATCGCAAAAACTCTTGATGTTCTACGCTGTCAAGCGTAGCCTTTAACCACGGGAAAGCTACAGCAAGCCTTGCCGGGGGCAATCTCAACCGCATGCCTTATTTTCGCGCCCCATGCTGCTATCGCAGCAGATTCTGGATACTCAATAACCGCAGACCGAACACGGACGCCAAGTAATCACAGCTCCAGCTGGCACCGTCTTCATTCTTGACCTCAATGGCCAGATAGCTAAAGTCATCCGGCCAGGGGAACAATTTACACCATGATCGATCGTCGTTGATATCTTGCGAATCTAGTGATGCCTGCCAGACAGGTAGCGCTGCTCTGAGGGATTTAGGTTTTCAATAGTAAAAATAAAAGGACTCCCCACGCACCCGCCAGAGCCCGGTCTCCTTGCTGCATTCCTGCCCTGGGGAATTAACCGAAGATGACGCCACGTGAGGAGTCGAAGATCAGTTTACGCGATAAACATTATTTATGCGAATCTATTACGCAGGTAACACTACATCGATTCGCATAATGCTGGCTCTTTCATATACTATTAACGGGTACGTCAGTGCGGCGTATGCAGGAGGATTCGCCTAGTGGCCTATGGCGCACGCTTGGAAAGCGTGTTGGGTGCAAGCCCTCGGGGGTTCGAATCCCCCATCCTCCGCAGGTGATCCCCGGTAAGATTTCTTACCGGGGATTTTCTCTTCTTCCAGTTCCCCAAAAAGCGCCAGCCTGCACGCCAGCCTCATATATGACACTGCCACCCTGCCTCCCGCTTTTTCGGGAAGCACAAAGCGAAAAGTCAGCGCGCCCCGCTGTCCGTGGTGGTAAATTCATTCCCCAAATACCGTTCACGCGGCCCGTGAATATCTACGAACGGCCACCTCCACCGGTGATGTAATTCCACGTCCCACGCGATTTTCGCCCACACAAAGATAATCAACGCAATCAGAATCGATGCAATCCCACCCACAGCAATCGACCACCGCGGCCCGAAAACTTCCCCAATCCACCCCACTACAGGCGATCCGATCGGCGTGATTCCAAGGTTTACTGCAAAATAGATCGCCAGCACGCGCCCGCGCAGTTCCGGCGGCGTGCTGATTTGCACCAACGTGTTCACGGCGATCAAGAACGTGAGCATGGTGAACCCGGTTGGGATCATAAGCAGGGCAAACACCGTGTAGGTCGGGGCGAACGCAGCGGCGATAGCCACCACCCCGAACGCCACCGCGTACACAAGCAGTTTCGAAAACCTGGGAGCTTTCCGCCGCGCAGAAAGTAGCGCGCCTGTCAGCGATCCGATCGCCAACATTGATCCGAGCAGGCCATACGATCCAGCACCCATCCCGTACACGTCAGTTGCCATGAGCGCTTGGGTGATCTGGAAGTTGAGTCCAAGGCCAGACACAACAGCAATCAGCACCAAAATCGCTAAAATATCGGAGCGGGTGCGCACGTACGCGAAGCCTTCACGTAGCATTCCTTTGTGGCGCGGCACGGCCATGTGCGGGAAGAAGTGTTCGGATTTCATGATCGCGAGCGCCAGCACCGGCACCGCAAAGAGCGCAAAGTTGAGGATAAACACCCAGCCTGGCCCCACAAGTTCGATGAGCACGCCTGCCAGCGCTGGTCCGATGAGGCGTGCGATATTGAACGAGGTCGAATTCAAGCTAATCGCGTTTGGTAACGATTCTGTGGGCACAAGTTCCGATAGGAACGTGTTGCGTACCGCGGATGAGAGCGCGTCCGCGGTTCCCGAAAGTAACGCCGCAGTATACACGTGGTACAGGTTCGCGTACCCGGTCACGAGCAAGATTCCGAGGATGAGTCCGATTACTGCCACTATGATTTGGGTGGATTGGATAAGACGACGCCGGTTTGCCCAGTCCGCTAGTACCCCTCCGAATGGTCCGAGCAACATCTGCGGAAGAAATTGGAAGGCGGTGACTAGTCCTACAGCAATGGCAGAGTTGTGTGTGAGTACGGTTAAAACTACCCAGATTTGACAGACACGTTGCATCCACACGGCTGTTGCGGAAAAAGAGTTGGAGATAAACCAGAGGCGATAGTTTGGATATGACAACGATTGGAAAGTTTTAGACACGTATGTTTCCTCCTCACTTCAGTCTAATGAGGAGGGAAAATGGTTTCCACTGATGCCGTATTATGTCCGGTGAAGGTCTACTTCGCGTTTAATTTCTTCCATGGTTGACATTAGTTCAGTAATTTCAGTTTCGAGCACTAAGGCAAGAGCGACTAAACGATCTGCTGGAGCGGGCTGAAATCTAGGACCGGGCGGCTTGAGGGCCTCCCTGGGTTAGGTGCCATTGTTTGGCGTACTGCGCTGGCGGGACAAAGCCCAAGCTTGAGTGCGGATGACACGTATTGTAGCGCTTTGACCACAACCTGAGGCAGTGGCTGGCGTGGGCCGGGTCGTCGAACATCTCGTCTTCGAGTAGCTCATCGCGGAGGCGGTTGTGAAACGACTCCACGAATCCGTTGTGCCATGGCCTTCCTGGTGGTATGAACGCCTCAACAGTGCCCTCCTTGGCTGCCCACTTGTTCAGCTCGTGGCTGATGAACTCAGGGCCGTTATCCATGCGCAACACTCG
It encodes:
- a CDS encoding DUF4032 domain-containing protein is translated as MPKTLQITSATVSPALLDLPWNVPLEEWPENIVTKLPRGISRHIVRFVRLENQIIAVKEIGETVAYKEYETLRNLERLDAPCVEPFAVISGRTSDSGEALNAVLVTKHLPFSLPYRALFGQQAMRSETVDRLIDALTVLMVRLHLLGFFWGDVSLSNTLFRRDAGEFAAYLVDAETGEIEDNLSERKRSYDIDVARTNIIGELMDLQAGGVLDEDFNAIAVGDRFERRYRELWAELTSAESFDLSDRWRVDARIRRLNELGFEVGEIEMSTDIDGTRLSIQPKVVDAGHYSRKIMRLTGMDVEEAQARRMMNDIDGYRAVNGLWNLPDSIVAHEWMANVYEPAVNAIPYDLRGKLQPAQLFHEILEHRWYISEHAGHDVPLPDAVQSYIHNVLPSHREEATMLEREAPHDFDEYYL
- the recR gene encoding recombination mediator RecR: MAGVYDGAVQSLIDELGRLPGVGPKSAQRIAFHLLEADDDEVNHLVEALQAVKAKVQFCTVCGNIAEGDLCRICADLRRVESTICVVEEAKDIVAIERSREYRGKYHVLGGAIDPIGGVGPDNLRIRELYARLQDGTVEEVILAMDPNVEGEATATYLAINLAHMGVVVSRLASGLPVGGDLEYADEVTISRALEGRQRIHTPSTPAL
- a CDS encoding serine/threonine-protein kinase, which codes for MREREDLSGYTLIKRIGFGGMSTVYEAMSPSGERVALKRMNPGLIGDDSGRARFLREIAMLQRVSNPHVAQILDVEIDDDLFIVTELIDGPTLEQDVIDSGVFTGTDLVELAQELADALRSIHRVGVLHRDMKPSNVMIGEQGIVLIDFGIAQAEGATRLTQAGSVAHTPGYVDPRIIRGEVPDEAADWWALAAVIGFAACGHPIFHGAPAAIMRQILCGEPDLDGMDPAVARVVSAALVPDVSKRLSFDELIDALRDPSGFVTDEEADVVAPPLPETSDDAEVTRIDDADERTQVMPYPEPIVPVTQILDAEMAGGLPDHAIPVESTGITAHVTNDSDSRQLVNPAPPRTSLPRSSRVFSLLMMVALSILSGWNLLLVGLILGGTFVVSYIVGGFWERAARGKKNGFVAVWLLPLMFVRALLMAAIGGAVALLGGFGSLWLILQLMGTHYVLNDLRWMIVASVFVAQLLLWNVDWGRQSRLGWQRMVEEITPSASYYVFWCAIGIALCMATLGLILGESASNIPSIIVHIFHLKPGAMQFSF
- a CDS encoding MFS transporter encodes the protein MSKTFQSLSYPNYRLWFISNSFSATAVWMQRVCQIWVVLTVLTHNSAIAVGLVTAFQFLPQMLLGPFGGVLADWANRRRLIQSTQIIVAVIGLILGILLVTGYANLYHVYTAALLSGTADALSSAVRNTFLSELVPTESLPNAISLNSTSFNIARLIGPALAGVLIELVGPGWVFILNFALFAVPVLALAIMKSEHFFPHMAVPRHKGMLREGFAYVRTRSDILAILVLIAVVSGLGLNFQITQALMATDVYGMGAGSYGLLGSMLAIGSLTGALLSARRKAPRFSKLLVYAVAFGVVAIAAAFAPTYTVFALLMIPTGFTMLTFLIAVNTLVQISTPPELRGRVLAIYFAVNLGITPIGSPVVGWIGEVFGPRWSIAVGGIASILIALIIFVWAKIAWDVELHHRWRWPFVDIHGPRERYLGNEFTTTDSGAR
- a CDS encoding ABC transporter ATP-binding protein, which produces MATVTFQNATRVYPGADKPAVDKLNLEIADGEFLVLVGPSGCGKSTSLRMLAGLEDVNAGRIFIGERDVTDVSPKDRDIAMVFQNYALYPHMTVADNMGFALKIAGVDKAEIRKRVEEAAKILDLTEYLERKPKALSGGQRQRVAMGRAIVRKPQVFLMDEPLSNLDAKLRVQTRTQIASLQRELGVTTVYVTHDQTEALTMGDRIAVLKDGLLQQVASPAEMFARPANAFVAGFIGSPAMNLGNWRIEGNQAVFGDARLDLPQHVLDALTAEDNGEITIGMRPEAFEVLPMAEDHSVPLKVTFVEGLGSDAYVYGTIVGHKGESQRFGSGDSSDTMVVRIPPENVPNPNDVVYLRPRADHIHYFSAATGNRIGE
- a CDS encoding DNA polymerase III subunit gamma and tau; the protein is MVFVSVAMYRRYRPQSFQEVIGQDHVVAPLKAALAAGRTTHAYLFSGPRGCGKTTSARILARCLNCANYPTDTPCGVCESCRDLARDGAGSLDVVELDAASHGGVDDARDLREQAGFAPVRDRFKIFIIDEAHMVSNQGFNALLKLVEEPPEHVKFIFATTEPEKVIGTIRSRTHHYPFRLVPPLDLEKYLARLCAQEGVSASKDVLSLVIRAGTGSVRDTLSVLDQIIGGSDSHSLDYERAVALLGYTSAHLLDEAISAVADRDGAALFSVVDSVVKSGHDPRRFVEDLLQRLRDVVIIALTGSESRDVFVTVPDDQYERMEIQAEKLGAARASRCADITNDALNMMVGATSPRLQLELLCARLVVAQAEITQAKAPSSPETHVPEGGQVSTPPQTLSKWKKPSAQESAAQRQTPPPAQPEPQRNVMPEQVEEKRPAAPTPVATQAPVVAAPMAPPALAAPQEPAKPERSSHVPSTDMPKVPPRRPENLPESASAQARAAASNPAHVIFDKISAAWPQILSNPHLGGLVKNQLNSGARLHDIADNTLRIAFKMPAVATRFNQRGSGQHVAEVIREVLKIDVGVEAIPDDGQTHPKAEAAPKPAQVSAPAAPPRHQEKPVEPPIQYADPADFPPEPSWEEEEPIPDTRNPKPVTDPVDPAGILADLVEGRAQMKGADHVSEPAVETPAVESPVSEPTRAESVLVEGSAPAETEPVPSQVRKEDDVPFFTQPMPAIPPMEYPGHGVAAQASAQPQTQSSPVIPQVSRQGEATASKEVKPPFAVPARAEKRPVWEVHPPEKEEKPAGNDWEEVSEDDPDISESSLVGLKVLLNTFDARIIEEIDERTAGE